One Streptomyces sp. NBC_01210 genomic region harbors:
- a CDS encoding GNAT family N-acetyltransferase yields the protein MGKRNGARKGARRSGNPARREAERLYSGNVLGERMYAASAPRPGTAVQPGTIIPVSAPALPDGLRLRDATRDDAAPLEPVLLMADPDNPDGSWRVLPAVIDQSLDPEKYTCARVVEETSSGVLVGGMLAMPAVWAYTHPMLAGSPNAHIIAGLVASLDSLAVAEEWRGKSVARALVAEAEKVMGSHEEGKLGAAVLYATHEPELTDFYAGLGFTLSPDGIGIPTLAGFICHGPIKGFRFSVKPLRTGIQLQPMPTPYGQQLVLRGVLPLPAP from the coding sequence GTGGGGAAGCGGAACGGGGCGCGCAAGGGCGCCCGGCGGTCGGGGAATCCGGCACGTCGCGAGGCGGAACGCCTGTACTCGGGGAACGTGCTGGGCGAGCGGATGTACGCCGCTTCGGCCCCCAGGCCCGGGACTGCGGTGCAGCCGGGCACCATCATCCCCGTGAGCGCCCCGGCCTTGCCGGACGGCCTCCGGCTCCGGGACGCGACCCGAGACGACGCGGCCCCGCTGGAGCCCGTGCTCCTGATGGCCGACCCGGACAACCCCGACGGCTCCTGGCGGGTCCTCCCAGCCGTGATCGACCAGAGTCTCGATCCGGAGAAGTACACGTGCGCACGCGTGGTGGAGGAGACGTCGTCCGGCGTGCTGGTCGGCGGCATGCTCGCGATGCCGGCGGTGTGGGCCTACACCCACCCCATGCTCGCGGGATCGCCCAACGCGCACATCATCGCCGGACTGGTCGCCAGCCTGGACTCCCTCGCGGTGGCCGAAGAGTGGCGTGGGAAAAGCGTCGCGCGCGCCCTGGTCGCCGAAGCCGAGAAGGTGATGGGCTCCCATGAGGAGGGGAAGCTGGGCGCGGCCGTCCTGTACGCCACGCACGAACCGGAGCTGACGGACTTCTACGCCGGGCTCGGCTTCACCCTCTCCCCTGACGGCATCGGCATCCCCACGCTGGCGGGGTTCATCTGCCACGGCCCGATCAAGGGCTTCCGCTTCTCGGTGAAGCCGCTGCGCACCGGCATCCAGCTGCAGCCCATGCCCACCCCCTACGGTCAGCAGCTGGTCCTCCGCGGGGTCCTGCCTCTCCCCGCGCCCTGA
- a CDS encoding DUF4231 domain-containing protein — protein MARSLDDDAARRKRDADERIYVVTTNLVIDAQEKLARRRRLDRIWRAGWAVSWLSLLTAVIGTGITALTVGDPARFVLGDLICGSLLLLSLLALVGVHFAGRDLPTLQRAEAQLASAQESLWQQKVERRPDLPDRRSLYREEVATAIEQYQVDSRKYRRIHNSLQSLIMIGSASTTTIAALDTGKELTWQSVTLTVISFAITVAAMFTGYYKFRERSYFLQQTADAIEQEANAVTLGIGPYSEFGDVGEVEALKLFTQRVEDHRNEQRRRQQQLDQPSDQAAPTGQPPAP, from the coding sequence ATGGCACGGAGCCTTGACGACGACGCGGCCCGCCGGAAGCGGGACGCCGACGAACGGATCTACGTGGTGACCACCAACCTCGTCATCGACGCACAGGAGAAGCTCGCCCGGCGCCGGCGGCTGGACCGTATCTGGCGCGCCGGATGGGCGGTCAGCTGGCTGTCCTTACTCACCGCCGTCATCGGCACGGGTATCACCGCGCTCACCGTGGGCGACCCGGCGCGGTTCGTCCTGGGCGACCTGATCTGCGGCAGCCTGCTCCTGCTGTCACTGCTGGCGCTGGTCGGGGTGCACTTCGCCGGGCGGGACCTGCCCACCCTCCAGCGTGCCGAGGCGCAGCTCGCCTCCGCGCAGGAGTCGCTGTGGCAGCAGAAGGTCGAACGGCGCCCTGACCTGCCTGACCGGCGCAGCCTCTACCGTGAGGAAGTCGCCACTGCGATCGAGCAGTACCAGGTCGACAGCCGCAAGTACCGGCGGATCCACAACAGCCTGCAGTCCCTCATCATGATCGGTTCCGCCTCCACGACCACGATCGCGGCCCTGGACACCGGCAAGGAGCTGACCTGGCAGAGCGTCACCCTGACCGTCATCAGCTTCGCTATCACCGTGGCGGCGATGTTCACCGGCTACTACAAGTTCCGCGAGCGCAGCTACTTCCTCCAGCAGACCGCCGACGCCATCGAGCAAGAGGCCAACGCCGTCACCCTCGGCATCGGCCCCTACAGCGAGTTCGGAGACGTGGGGGAAGTCGAGGCGCTGAAGTTGTTCACCCAGCGCGTCGAAGACCACCGCAACGAACAGCGCCGCCGCCAGCAGCAACTGGACCAGCCCTCCGATCAGGCCGCCCCCACCGGCCAGCCGCCGGCGCCCTGA
- a CDS encoding helix-turn-helix domain-containing protein, whose protein sequence is MSSSYVPSPPTEAPVTIPRAVLRLLALVDVSTAGRRVLDELLYLSDPETGTVSISQNEMCVELGASKPTVNRGFKELRECGLAWSLEDGLYQLHPLLTGGAVSSPVMQVPEIKAAEPGRFTEQRRARFAAQMANLAATG, encoded by the coding sequence GTGAGCAGCTCTTACGTCCCTAGCCCTCCCACAGAGGCCCCCGTCACGATCCCTCGTGCCGTCCTGCGCCTCCTGGCCCTGGTCGACGTCTCCACCGCTGGCCGCCGCGTCCTGGACGAGCTGCTGTACCTGAGCGACCCGGAGACCGGCACTGTCTCGATCAGTCAGAACGAGATGTGCGTCGAGCTGGGCGCGAGCAAGCCGACCGTGAACCGTGGCTTCAAGGAGCTCCGCGAGTGCGGACTCGCCTGGAGCCTTGAGGACGGCCTCTACCAGCTCCACCCGCTGCTGACCGGCGGCGCGGTCTCCTCCCCCGTCATGCAGGTCCCGGAGATCAAGGCCGCCGAACCCGGGCGTTTCACCGAGCAACGCCGGGCCCGGTTCGCCGCGCAGATGGCCAACCTGGCCGCCACCGGCTGA
- a CDS encoding type II toxin-antitoxin system Phd/YefM family antitoxin: MTETTYSIVEARARLGAIAREVSATREPVAITDHGQTIAILVSPADALELQEMRALAAYRARQARGESAGVPHDEAYRRVFGGAEA; the protein is encoded by the coding sequence ATGACGGAGACGACCTATTCGATCGTGGAAGCCCGCGCCCGCCTGGGCGCCATCGCGCGTGAGGTCAGCGCCACCCGTGAACCGGTCGCCATCACCGACCACGGACAGACCATCGCCATACTGGTCAGCCCCGCCGACGCCCTCGAACTGCAGGAGATGCGGGCCCTGGCCGCCTACCGCGCCCGCCAGGCCCGGGGTGAGAGCGCCGGCGTCCCGCACGACGAGGCGTACCGCCGCGTGTTCGGCGGAGCTGAGGCGTGA
- a CDS encoding helix-turn-helix transcriptional regulator — protein sequence MAVTAAPTTRMLTMVEALAELRMSRAAFYRLRARGNAPRCLKLPNGQIRIRRTDLDAWFEGCEVPAC from the coding sequence ATGGCAGTGACCGCCGCACCGACCACCCGCATGCTGACCATGGTGGAAGCACTGGCAGAGCTGCGCATGTCGCGGGCCGCCTTCTACAGGCTCCGCGCTCGCGGGAACGCGCCCCGCTGCCTCAAGCTCCCCAATGGGCAGATCCGCATCCGCCGTACCGATCTCGACGCGTGGTTCGAGGGCTGCGAGGTGCCCGCGTGCTGA
- the tap gene encoding telomere-associated protein Tap — MSELFDAVDALVASRASLPSAEERKRLRVAHGLTLDEVAAALKVRRATVSGWESAKKPTEPRGPEREAYARLLAQLAELYPAPADAAVPATFTGAPAPAEAPALSTGPAPEAAAMTASENTQTPAPVAAAPAAASRPARTTRPSSTWRRPGAKKAAPAGTPAGGTDPRFENGPLAVVDVEDGQVLAYCTGGLVLDVPAKSIPSLMEWTLKEAKLGQSKLSGPGKDADPLLVLTEAALERYGLPAALTEEERFAGRIPEGHKVIKQLVRAEWKLTKRGFGPWARIYRPATGSERACVQLCIPSWQALDTRHWGEAGQLPPAELARVLGVYASRVMTPRGSTAVTGLELMTALHPATRASEPDADGKRHSEHNPGSLGKGPVDCAPCEAPDGHPLLKDLPRFHVRGPGEKLFEEAYDWARPMTDAECLRRHLVGVDVNMAFAAGANGLNVGLGAPTHVTNPAFDPKLPGSWLVDLSHVDLSKVKVGKEWVELDGSLLPSPFTPKGERPEGPAWYATPTVAYAVELGYEVRPVEAWVRRESGRYLDGWYNRLRDAYLATMADLGVDADLSPEDFLAAMDGYKGRDPELAIVVSAVKATVKGGLGKLRERPRGEGWRPGEPWRALSRPTWRPDIRAAVISRTRINLHRKIVKHAAFTGQYPVAILSDCVVYAADGPSPLDFLPYREGKPLPGGFKLGINPGLVKHEGTQSVLWGEEVRERFNAPELNLARYIKDGTVTDVDNGE, encoded by the coding sequence ATGTCCGAGTTGTTCGATGCGGTCGACGCGCTGGTCGCGTCCCGCGCTTCGCTGCCGTCGGCGGAGGAGCGCAAGCGGCTGCGGGTCGCGCACGGTCTGACGCTGGACGAAGTCGCTGCCGCGCTGAAGGTGCGCCGGGCGACGGTGTCCGGCTGGGAGTCGGCGAAGAAGCCGACCGAGCCCCGGGGCCCGGAGCGTGAGGCGTACGCGCGGCTGCTGGCGCAGCTCGCGGAGCTCTACCCCGCCCCGGCCGATGCTGCGGTGCCGGCCACGTTCACCGGCGCGCCCGCCCCGGCGGAAGCGCCGGCTCTCTCCACGGGCCCGGCGCCCGAGGCTGCGGCCATGACTGCATCCGAGAACACCCAGACCCCTGCTCCCGTCGCCGCTGCTCCGGCGGCTGCGTCACGTCCGGCGCGGACCACCAGGCCGTCGTCGACGTGGCGCCGTCCGGGTGCGAAGAAGGCGGCCCCGGCCGGGACCCCGGCGGGTGGCACCGACCCGCGGTTCGAGAACGGTCCGCTGGCGGTCGTCGATGTCGAGGACGGGCAGGTGCTGGCGTACTGCACCGGCGGTCTGGTCCTGGACGTGCCCGCCAAGTCGATCCCGTCCCTGATGGAGTGGACGCTCAAGGAGGCGAAGCTGGGGCAGTCGAAGTTGTCCGGGCCGGGCAAGGACGCCGATCCGCTGCTTGTGCTCACCGAGGCCGCGCTGGAGCGTTACGGTCTCCCGGCCGCGCTGACGGAGGAGGAGCGGTTCGCCGGGCGCATTCCGGAGGGCCACAAGGTCATCAAGCAGCTGGTCCGCGCGGAGTGGAAGCTGACGAAGCGCGGGTTCGGGCCGTGGGCGCGGATCTACCGTCCGGCCACCGGCTCGGAGCGGGCCTGCGTGCAGCTGTGCATCCCGTCCTGGCAGGCGCTGGACACGCGGCATTGGGGCGAGGCCGGTCAGCTTCCGCCGGCGGAACTCGCCCGGGTCCTGGGCGTGTACGCGTCCCGGGTGATGACGCCGCGCGGTTCCACGGCCGTGACCGGCCTGGAGCTGATGACCGCGCTGCACCCGGCGACGCGGGCCTCCGAGCCGGACGCCGACGGTAAGCGGCACTCCGAGCACAACCCCGGCTCGCTGGGGAAGGGCCCGGTGGACTGCGCGCCGTGTGAGGCCCCCGACGGGCATCCGCTGCTCAAGGATCTGCCGCGGTTCCACGTGCGCGGCCCCGGGGAGAAGCTGTTCGAGGAGGCGTACGACTGGGCGCGGCCGATGACGGACGCCGAATGCCTGCGCCGCCACCTGGTGGGCGTCGACGTGAACATGGCCTTCGCGGCGGGTGCCAACGGGCTGAACGTCGGCCTCGGAGCCCCGACGCACGTCACGAACCCGGCGTTCGACCCGAAGCTGCCCGGCTCGTGGCTGGTCGACCTGTCCCATGTCGACCTGTCGAAGGTGAAGGTGGGCAAGGAGTGGGTGGAGCTGGACGGCAGCCTGCTGCCCTCTCCGTTCACGCCGAAGGGCGAGCGACCGGAGGGGCCGGCCTGGTACGCGACGCCCACCGTGGCGTACGCGGTGGAGCTCGGCTACGAGGTGCGCCCGGTCGAGGCGTGGGTGCGGCGCGAGAGCGGCCGTTACCTGGACGGCTGGTACAACCGGCTGCGCGACGCCTACCTCGCCACGATGGCCGACCTCGGCGTCGACGCCGACCTGTCGCCGGAGGACTTCCTCGCGGCGATGGACGGCTACAAGGGCCGTGACCCGGAGCTGGCGATCGTCGTCTCGGCGGTCAAGGCGACGGTAAAGGGCGGCCTGGGCAAGCTCCGCGAGCGACCCCGGGGCGAGGGCTGGCGGCCCGGTGAGCCGTGGCGCGCCCTGTCCCGCCCGACGTGGCGGCCGGACATCCGCGCGGCGGTCATCTCCCGTACCCGGATCAACCTGCACCGCAAGATCGTGAAGCACGCGGCGTTCACCGGGCAGTACCCGGTCGCGATCCTGTCCGACTGCGTCGTCTACGCGGCCGACGGGCCCTCGCCGCTGGACTTCCTGCCCTACCGGGAGGGCAAGCCGCTGCCCGGCGGGTTCAAGCTCGGCATCAACCCGGGCCTGGTCAAGCACGAGGGCACCCAGAGCGTGCTGTGGGGCGAGGAGGTCCGTGAGCGGTTCAACGCTCCGGAGCTCAACCTCGCCCGGTACATCAAGGACGGCACCGTCACCGACGTCGACAACGGAGAGTAG
- a CDS encoding type II toxin-antitoxin system RelE family toxin, with product MNYEVIWEPEALAQAERLAKDDPDGVRQVFTAVDRLADEPRPNGAFGSADVLRIHVGVYRVMYEISDQQVRVSVIHLGRLR from the coding sequence GTGAACTACGAGGTCATCTGGGAGCCCGAGGCCCTCGCCCAGGCCGAGCGGTTAGCCAAGGACGACCCCGACGGGGTACGGCAGGTGTTCACCGCCGTCGACCGCCTCGCCGACGAACCGCGGCCCAACGGCGCGTTCGGCAGCGCCGACGTACTGCGCATCCACGTCGGGGTCTACCGCGTGATGTACGAGATCAGCGACCAGCAGGTCCGCGTGAGTGTGATCCACCTCGGGCGCCTGCGCTGA
- the tpg gene encoding telomere-protecting terminal protein Tpg codes for MTLFGDGLEAAVQKAFTRPAPKSAGAQMRYLVKQLKGTKAVAQMLRISQRTVERYVKDQIKRPRADLAARLEREVKKRWQPQIRAKAREKAATTGGIVIDTRARMGYTAPIGSTDQDRIRHLTVALPPRYAARLFDAQEAGASDRELQEIAAEALKEVYFQDGGRRAGSLEEVRFTDVEHLEFDL; via the coding sequence ATGACCCTGTTCGGGGACGGCCTGGAAGCCGCCGTGCAGAAGGCGTTCACCCGCCCGGCGCCCAAGAGCGCGGGCGCGCAGATGCGGTACCTGGTCAAGCAGCTCAAGGGCACCAAGGCGGTCGCCCAGATGCTGCGGATCTCCCAGCGCACCGTCGAGCGGTACGTGAAGGACCAGATCAAGAGGCCCCGCGCCGATCTCGCCGCGCGCCTGGAGCGCGAGGTGAAGAAGCGGTGGCAGCCGCAGATCCGGGCCAAGGCCCGGGAGAAGGCAGCGACGACCGGCGGCATCGTCATCGACACCCGCGCCCGCATGGGCTACACTGCGCCGATCGGGTCGACGGACCAGGACCGCATCCGGCACCTGACCGTCGCCCTCCCGCCCCGCTACGCCGCCCGCCTCTTCGACGCCCAGGAGGCCGGCGCCAGCGACCGCGAGCTTCAGGAGATCGCGGCCGAAGCGCTCAAGGAGGTGTACTTCCAGGACGGCGGCCGCCGCGCCGGAAGCCTGGAGGAGGTCCGCTTCACGGACGTCGAACACCTCGAGTTCGACCTGTAG
- a CDS encoding helix-turn-helix domain-containing protein: MTPKGHDRLECLAPGCRNVIEQTRSGRRRKYCSDACGVRYRKFRSAHPEAIDNDAYAIAVAEQYAQHAGQLTQMIRDGQPVAALQLLVTCEQDWKDLRAAVVQQARDRKIKSADIATALHISPDTLSRQMTAEHISSRREHRTPPATCPPAPAPPPQSGPAAGTSGPHQRYPHPAPTSPPRPAGGFPDTDNGPPADGPAATFARALSHLQRTSDKTLRTLGQEARVDPSYVSRVLSGERLPSWKVTRKLASACGGDPEELRPLWDAARGYRVVQPASLHAALRGLHLSAACPDATLIRQRTHDTVSVEDITGMLNGTRVPDWDQVDHLVDALHGQADTIRPLWDAARTTTGPNTAQPGPPAFASTLPAGAFG, from the coding sequence ATGACCCCGAAGGGCCATGACAGGCTTGAGTGCCTAGCCCCCGGCTGCCGCAACGTCATCGAGCAGACCCGGTCCGGCCGACGGCGCAAGTACTGCTCCGACGCGTGCGGAGTGCGGTACCGCAAGTTCCGCAGCGCCCACCCGGAAGCCATCGACAACGACGCCTACGCGATCGCCGTCGCCGAACAGTACGCACAGCACGCCGGGCAGCTGACTCAGATGATCCGTGACGGCCAGCCAGTGGCCGCCCTCCAGTTACTCGTCACGTGCGAACAGGACTGGAAGGATCTGCGCGCCGCCGTAGTGCAGCAGGCCCGCGACCGGAAGATCAAGTCAGCCGACATCGCCACCGCACTCCACATCAGCCCGGACACACTCAGCCGACAGATGACGGCCGAACACATCTCCAGCCGCCGCGAACACCGCACCCCACCCGCCACTTGCCCACCCGCACCAGCCCCACCGCCCCAGTCAGGACCGGCCGCGGGCACCAGTGGACCGCACCAGCGCTATCCCCACCCCGCCCCCACCTCGCCACCACGCCCGGCCGGCGGCTTCCCGGACACCGACAACGGCCCCCCCGCCGACGGACCGGCCGCCACCTTCGCCCGGGCCCTGTCCCACCTCCAGCGCACCAGCGACAAAACCCTGCGCACGCTCGGCCAGGAAGCCCGGGTCGACCCGTCATACGTCTCACGCGTCCTCAGCGGCGAACGCCTGCCCTCATGGAAAGTGACCCGGAAGCTCGCCTCCGCCTGCGGAGGAGACCCGGAAGAACTGCGCCCACTATGGGACGCCGCACGCGGCTACCGCGTCGTCCAGCCCGCCAGCCTCCACGCCGCGCTGCGCGGTCTGCATCTCTCAGCGGCCTGCCCCGACGCCACCCTCATACGCCAACGCACCCACGACACAGTGTCCGTGGAGGACATCACCGGCATGCTCAACGGCACCCGCGTCCCGGACTGGGACCAGGTCGACCACCTCGTGGACGCCCTGCACGGCCAGGCCGACACCATCCGGCCCCTGTGGGACGCAGCCCGCACCACCACCGGCCCAAACACCGCACAACCGGGCCCACCAGCCTTCGCATCCACCCTGCCGGCGGGCGCGTTCGGATGA
- the tpg gene encoding telomere-protecting terminal protein Tpg, producing the protein MSDHEQQQPAPRRGKVLEALVRAERKVFTRPAPKSAKSQVKFLLTRAKGSTKALAQRLGVSRRTVERYRAGKLTKPQKRLQAALVEETESEWQPQVRAHAREQAGASGGLMVSVVAYFGFTASGSSDDGRIRHITTPISPTYAAQILQLQEAGATEEELHPVVAEAITESYFTEWGTRADGLRADFSHVQSIDFEF; encoded by the coding sequence ATGAGCGATCACGAGCAGCAGCAGCCGGCCCCGCGCCGCGGCAAGGTCCTGGAGGCCCTCGTGCGGGCGGAGCGGAAGGTGTTCACCCGGCCAGCGCCGAAATCTGCAAAGTCTCAGGTGAAATTCCTTCTCACGCGGGCGAAGGGGTCCACCAAGGCCCTGGCCCAGCGCCTGGGCGTCTCGCGCCGGACGGTGGAGCGCTACCGCGCCGGGAAGCTGACCAAGCCGCAGAAGCGCCTCCAGGCCGCTCTGGTGGAGGAGACCGAATCCGAGTGGCAACCGCAGGTCAGGGCGCATGCTCGGGAGCAGGCGGGCGCCTCGGGCGGCTTGATGGTGAGCGTGGTCGCCTACTTCGGGTTCACCGCCTCCGGGTCCTCGGACGACGGCCGGATCCGGCACATCACCACCCCGATCTCACCCACCTACGCCGCGCAGATCCTCCAGCTCCAGGAGGCCGGTGCGACGGAGGAAGAGCTGCATCCGGTCGTCGCGGAGGCCATCACCGAGTCGTATTTCACGGAATGGGGCACCCGGGCCGATGGCCTGCGCGCGGATTTCTCGCACGTCCAGTCGATAGATTTCGAGTTCTGA
- a CDS encoding DUF4231 domain-containing protein yields the protein MLEIDALRTAVQELEREVAWKRRRARLLGSSLLVTLASIPSLIAWNAMFADAHAVLVAGRGFLVTALVVGGLTVAVICVDHLIRADPLDFRAAHIPPDRYEYSRSQLRDSLSTKREELRRQSLRAHPPLTERRSMYREDTVEVIAQYGRESRHYRRVHNTLQSLIIIGSTAITTIAALNQQEWNWQTLSVVVLGFSVTLASAFTGYYKYRERSYFLRQTADALEEELNAVMLGIGDYSQFTEEEEGEALAKFTQRVETLRGEQRRREQQLDQPAEQAAPVAPPAV from the coding sequence TTGCTTGAGATCGACGCGTTACGAACGGCGGTTCAGGAGCTGGAGCGAGAGGTTGCCTGGAAGCGGAGACGTGCTCGTCTCCTGGGCAGTTCTCTACTCGTCACCCTGGCGAGCATTCCCTCGCTCATCGCGTGGAATGCCATGTTCGCCGATGCCCATGCCGTGCTTGTGGCCGGCAGAGGCTTCCTCGTCACTGCGCTGGTCGTCGGCGGCCTCACGGTCGCAGTGATCTGTGTGGATCACCTCATCCGGGCTGACCCTCTCGACTTCCGCGCTGCGCACATACCACCGGACCGCTACGAGTACAGCCGGTCTCAGCTGCGCGACAGCCTGTCCACCAAGCGCGAGGAACTGCGCAGGCAGAGTTTGAGGGCGCATCCGCCACTGACGGAGCGTCGCAGCATGTATCGCGAGGACACCGTTGAAGTCATTGCCCAGTACGGGCGGGAGAGCCGCCACTACCGTCGTGTCCACAACACCCTGCAGTCTCTGATCATCATCGGCTCGACTGCGATAACCACGATTGCCGCCCTCAATCAGCAGGAGTGGAACTGGCAGACCCTGTCCGTCGTGGTTCTGGGGTTCAGCGTCACCCTCGCGTCCGCGTTCACTGGCTACTACAAGTACCGCGAGCGCAGCTACTTCCTGCGGCAGACGGCTGACGCCCTCGAGGAGGAACTGAACGCCGTGATGCTCGGGATCGGTGACTACAGCCAGTTCACCGAGGAGGAAGAGGGCGAGGCCCTCGCCAAGTTCACCCAGCGCGTCGAGACGCTTCGCGGTGAGCAACGGCGTCGCGAGCAGCAGCTGGACCAGCCTGCCGAGCAGGCCGCGCCCGTCGCGCCGCCGGCTGTGTGA